One stretch of Miscanthus floridulus cultivar M001 chromosome 18, ASM1932011v1, whole genome shotgun sequence DNA includes these proteins:
- the LOC136522341 gene encoding sugar transport protein MST1-like, translating to MAGGVVVPDGVSAVDYGGGLTLSVFMTCLVAASGGLIFGYDIGISGGVSEMEPFLERFFPHILKKMAEATQGNEYCIYDSQALAAFTSSLYVAGLVASLVASRVSKALGRQAIMLMGGALFFAGAVLTGGAVNLAMLIVGRMLLGFGVGFTCQAAPLFLAEMSPPRWRGALTAGYQFFLALGVLIANLINYGTARVSWGWRVSLGLAGAPAALICVGALFLTDTPSSLVVRGRADRARAALVRVRGPGADVDAELKEISRVVEVARQSEDGAFRRIATRREYRPYLVFAVAVPLFAELTGVIVLSFFSPLVFRTVGFGSNAALVGAVLIGAMNLGALILSTPVIDRYGRKVLFMVGGVLMTICQAAIAWIMGAQLGKSGEATMARPYAVAVVVLTCLHSAGFGASWGPLVWVVPSEIFPVDIRSLGQAMNVSIILALAFVQSQSFLAMLCRFKYATFAYYAAWVAVMTVFVAVFLPETKGVPLESMGTIWVKHWYWKRFVQRHGTNAVALALT from the exons ATGGCTGGAGGTGTAGTCGTTCCGGATGGTGTCTCTGCTGTAGATTACGGCGGAGGCCTGACCCTCTCGGTGTTCATGACCTGCCTTGTGGCTGCCTCAGGTGGTCTAATCTTCGGCTACGACATCGGCATCTCAG GCGGTGTCTCTGAAATGGAGCCGTTCCTGGAGCGCTTCTTCCCGCACATCCTCAAGAAGATGGCGGAGGCGACGCAGGGGAACGAGTACTGCATCTACGACAGCCAGGCGCTCGCGGCCTTCACGTCGTCCCTGTACGTGGCCGGGCTGGTGGCGTCGCTGGTGGCCAGCCGCGTCAGCAAAGCGCTGGGCCGGCAGGCCATCATGTTGATGGGCGGTGCGCTCTTCTTCGCCGGTGCCGTCTTGACCGGCGGGGCCGTGAACCTAGCCATGCTCATCGTCGGGCGCATGCTGCTTGGCTTCGGCGTCGGGTTCACCTGCCAG GCCGCTCCCCTGTTCCTCGCCGAGATGTCCCCGCCGCGGTGGCGCGGCGCCCTGACGGCAGGCTACCAGTTCTTCCTCGCGCTCGGGGTGCTCATCGCCAACCTCATCAACTACGGCACGGCGCGCGTCTCCTGGGGCTGGCGCGTCTCGCTCGGCCTCGCCGGCGCGCCGGCCGCCCTCATCTGCGTGGGCGCGCTCTTCCTCACCGACACGCCCAGCAGCCTCGTCGTGCGCGGGCGGGCCGACCGCGCCCGCGCCGCGCTCGTCCGGGTGCGCGGGCCCGGCGCGGACGTGGACGCCGAGCTCAAGGAGATCTCGCGCGTCGTGGAGGTTGCGCGCCAGAGCGAGGACGGCGCGTTCCGCCGGATAGCGACGAGGCGCGAGTACCGCCCGTACCTGGTGTTCGCCGTGGCCGTGCCCCTGTTCGCCGAGCTCACCGGCGTCATCGTGCTCTCCTTCTTCTCGCCCCTTGTGTTCCGCACCGTCGGCTTCGGCAGCAACGCCGCGCTGGTGGGCGCCGTCCTCATCGGAGCGATGAACCTTGGCGCGCTAATCCTATCCACGCCCGTCATCGACCGGTACGGCCGTAAGGTGCTGTTCATGGTCGGCGGCGTCCTGATGACCATTTGCCAG GCTGCCATCGCTTGGATCATGGGTGCGCAGCTCGGCAAGAGCGGGGAGGCGACGATGGCGCGGCCgtacgcggtggcggtggtggtgctgACGTGCCTGCACAGCGCCGGGTTCGGGGCGTCGTGGGGGCCGCTGGTGTGGGTGGTGCCCAGCGAGATATTCCCCGTGGACATCCGGTCGCTGGGGCAGGCCATGAACGTGTCCATCATCTTGGCCCTCGCCTTCGTGCAGTCGCAGTCGTTCCTCGCCATGCTCTGCCGCTTCAAGTACGCCACCTTCGCCTACTACGCCGCCTGGGTCGCCGTCATGACCGTCTTCGTCGCGGTCTTCCTGCCGGAGACCAAGGGGGTGCCGCTCGAGTCCATGGGCACCATCTGGGTGAAGCACTGGTACTGGAAGAGGTTCGTGCAGCGACATGGGACCAACGCCGTGGCACTGGCACTCACCTGA
- the LOC136522342 gene encoding uncharacterized protein produces the protein MPIGGEAPVDPTAARWECQWPADATSLTSSERADWALSTTEKISVHADGNGTASPLPPGPRCKHFSISYVQDDILAEFHAQMDLQAKDLLLPFQCLCCMRGGKAMQIVD, from the exons ATGCCCATCGGCGGCGAGGCCCCGGTCGATCCGACGGCGGCGCGGTGGGAATGCCAATGGCCCGCCGACGCGACCAGCCTTACTTCATCGGAGAGAGCGGATTGGGCCCTATCTACAACTGAGAAGATCTCCGTGCATGCCGACGGCAATGGGACCGCAAGCCCACTTCCTCCAGGGCCCCG GTGTAAGCATTTTTCCATATCATACGTACAGGATGACATTCTAGCCGAGTTTCATGCTCAGATGGATCTTCAAGCTAAAGATCTGTTGCTGCCCTTCCAGTGTTTGTGCTGCATGAGAGGG GGAAAGGCAATGCAGATTGTTGATTAA
- the LOC136519454 gene encoding pentatricopeptide repeat-containing protein At5g16420, mitochondrial-like — translation MLMAGSTRRWSPGARAFSTDPATRTTVPLAHLAPLPASLPESGYNVTPPVQPWPRRLTARSLSRLLLRAATPEHAVLALRHALFHAAPPLPPSLPVFAAALSRLSHADAGAGAAARHLPPVLSLLRASRLPVFSDRPFLPLLRPLRPLPSLRLFLSLPSFNSRPSTRSFNALLHSLVSARRLRLAAALFRAAPTKLYITPNLVSCNILLKGLVGIGDLDAALKVLDQMTGWGIVPDVITYTTVLTAYCAKGDLEGAQQLFDDIIASGRRPDATMYTVLIDGYCQRGKLQDAARIMDEMEAAGVQPNEVTYSVVIEACCKEGKSTEARDLTREMLGAGYVPDTPLCAKVVDVLCQDGKAGEANEIWRQMVKKNVPPDNTVVSTLIYWLCKNGMVQEARRLFDELEREFVPSLLRYNSLIVGLCENGELQEAGRVWDDMVERRYEPNAMTYEALVKGFCKIGKSNEGYALFKEMMAKGCTPSKSLYQALVDSLSEPSHDDTVFTIIEDAALCGRDFMDGQSWEIFIRKVVDTNETWKKHLDLVLNM, via the coding sequence ATGCTCATGGCGGGCAGCACGCGCCGGTGGAGCCCCGGCGCCCGCGCCTTCTCCACGGATCCGGCCACGCGGACCACCGTGCCGCTCGCGCACCTGGCCCCGCTCCCGGCATCCCTGCCGGAGTCCGGCTACAACGTCACGCCGCCGGTCCAGCCCTGGCCGCGCCGCCTCACGGCGCGGTCgctctcccggctcctcctccgcgcgGCCACGCCCGAGCACGCGGTCCTCGCCCTCCGCCACGCGCTCTTCCACGCCGCGCCTCCGCTGCCGCCCTCGCTCCCCGTCTTCGCCGCGGCGCTCTCCCGCCTCTCCCACgccgacgccggcgccggcgccgcggccCGCCACCTGCCCCCCGTCCTCTCCCTGCTCCGCGCGTCCCGCCTCCCGGTCTTCTCCGACCGCCCGTTCCTGCCGCTCCTCCGCCCGCTCCGCCCGCTCCCGTCCCTCCGCCTCTTCCTCTCCCTACCGTCCTTTAACTCCCGCCCCTCCACCCGCTCCTTCAACGCGCTCCTCCACTCCCTCGTCTCcgcgcgccgcctccgcctcgccgCCGCGCTCTTCCGTGCCGCGCCAACCAAGCTGTACATCACGCCCAACCTCGTCTCCTGCAACATCCTGCTCAAAGGTCTAGTTGGCATCGGTGACCTCGATGCTGCGCTCAAGGTGCTCGACCAAATGACTGGCTGGGGGATCGTCCCGGATGTCATCACGTACACCACGGTTCTCACTGCCTACTGCGCCAAAGGTGATCTCGAGGGTGCACAACAGCTCTTTGATGATATTATTGCCAGTGGACGTAGGCCGGATGCTACTATGTACACAGTGCTTATTGATGGGTACTGCCAGCGTGGGAAGTTGCAAGATGCAGCAAGGATCATGGATGAGATGGAAGCCGCTGGGGTGCAGCCAAATGAGGTTACATACTCTGTGGTGATCGAAGCATGCTGCAAGGAGGGAAAATCTACAGAGGCGCGTGATTTGACGAGGGAGATGCTAGGGGCAGGATATGTACCGGACACACCTCTGTGTGCCAAGGTGGTTGATGTGCTATGCCAGGATGGAAAGGCAGGAGAGGCGAATGAGATATGGAGACAGATGGTGAAGAAGAACGTCCCACCAGATAACACTGTTGTGAGCACATTGATCTACTGGTTATGCAAGAATGGAATGGTTCAGGAGGCGAGGAGGCTGTTCGATGAGCTCGAGAGGGAGTTCGTGCCAAGCTTGCTGAGGTATAACTCGCTTATTGTAGGATTATGTGAGAATGGAGAGTTACAGGAGGCTGGTAGGGTGTGGGATGACATGGTCGAACGGCGGTATGAACCAAATGCAATGACTTATGAGGCCTTGGTCAAGGGTTTCTGCAAAATAGGCAAGTCAAATGAAGGTTATGCGCTATTTAAGGAGATGATGGCCAAAGGGTGCACTCCAAGCAAATCTCTTTACCAAGCATTGGTTGATAGCCTTTCTGAGCCAAGTCATGATGATACTGTTTTCACTATCATTGAAGATGCAGCTTTATGTGGTCGGGATTTCATGGATGGTCAATCGTGGGAAATATTTATCAGAAAAGTGGTAGATACAAATGAAACTTGGAAAAAGCATCTCGATTTGGTGCTGAATATGTAG
- the LOC136519453 gene encoding oligopeptide transporter 7-like: MPHSPPAATMASSPPPPPRQEEEQEQGREEAHHHGGGGGDDDDQITTPLLVEATTSTSRSSPVDEDYSDDLSEENSPIEEVALTVPVGDDPSTPVLTFRMWVLGTVSCALLSFLNQFFWYRKEPLTITAISAQIAVVPLGRLMAAALPERPILRGTRWEFSLNPGPFNVKEHVLITIFANSGAGTVYAIHVITAVRVFYGKNITFFVSLLVVLTTQVLGFGWAGIFRRYLVEPAAMWWPSNLVQVSLFRALHERERRVKGGMTRNQFFLVAFVCSFAYYIFPGYLFQMLTSLSWICWVFPHSVLAQQLGSGLEGLGIGAIGLDWSTISSYLGSPLASPWFATANVAAGFFIIMYVITPIAYWFNFYKAQNFPIFSDGLFTLTGQTYNISSIVDSHFQFDTKAYEKNGPLYLSTFFAVTYGVGFASLTATIVHVFLFHGSEIWQLSKSAFQEKKVDIHTKLMRRYKQVPEWWFICILIANIAVTIFACEYYIEQLQLPWWGVLLACAIAFSFTLPIGIITATTNQTPGLNIITEYIMGYLYPGRPVANMCFKVYGYISMSQALTFLQDFKLGHYMKIPPRTMFMAQVVGTLIAAFVYLGTAWWLMDTVPNICNTELLPSDSPWTCPGDHVFYDASVIWGLISPRRIFGDLGTYSAVNWFFLGGAIAPFLVWLAHKAFPGQSWILLINMPVLIGATGNMPPATAVNYTAWILVGFLSGYVVYRYRRDWWERHNYLLSGALDAGLAFMAVLIYLCLGLENISLNWWGNDLDGCPLASCPTAKGIVVEGCPVYT, translated from the exons ATGCCACATTCCCCACCAGCAGCTACCATGGCAtcctctccacctcctcctcctcgccaggAAGAGGAACAGGAACAGGGACGGGAAGAGGCGCACcaccatggcggtggcggcggcgacgacgacgaccagaTCACCACCCCGCTCC tgGTGGAAGCGACGACGTCGACGTCGCGCAGCTCGCCAGTCGACGAGGACTACTCCGACGACTTGTCGGAGGAGAACTCGCCCATCGAGGAGGTGGCGCTGACGGTGCCGGTGGGGGACGACCCGTCGACGCCGGTGCTGACGTTCCGGATGTGGGTGCTGGGCACGGTGTCGTGCGCGCTGCTGTCGTTCCTGAACCAGTTCTTCTGGTACCGCAAGGAGCCGCTGACCATCACGGCCATCTCGGCGCAGATCGCGGTGGTGCCGCTGGGCCGCCTCATGGCTGCCGCTCTCCCGGAGCGCCCCATCCTCCGCGGCACGCGCTGGGAGTTCTCCCTCAACCCGGGCCCCTTCAACGTGAAGGAGCACGTGCTCATCACCATCTTCGCCAACTCCGGCGCCGGCACAGTCTACGCCATCCACGTCATCACCGCCGTCCGCGTCTTCTACGGCAAGAACATCACCTTCTTCGTctccctcctcgtcgtcctcaccACCCAG GTGCTGGGGTTCGGTTGGGCGGGAATATTCCGGCGGTATCTGGTGGAGCCGGCGGCGATGTGGTGGCCCTCCAACCTCGTGCAGGTCTCCCTCTTCAG GGCGCTCCACGAGAGAGAACGGCGGGTCAAAGGAGGCATGACGCGCAACCAGTTCTTCCTGGTGGCATTCGTCTGCAGCTTCGCCTACTACATCTTCCCGGGCTACCTGTTCCAGATGCTCACGTCCCTGTCCTGGATCTGCTGGGTTTTCCCGCACTCCGTGCTCGCCCAGCAGCTCGGGTCAGGCCTCGAGGGCCTCGGCATTGGAGCTATCGGTCTCGACTGGTCCACCATCTCCTCCTACCTTGGGAGCCCCCTTGCAAGCCCCTGGTTCGCCACCGCGAATGTCGCTGCTGGGTTCTTCATAATCATGTATGTGATCACGCCCATTGCTTACTGGTTCAACTTCTACAAGGCACAAAACTTCCCCATCTTTTCCGATGGCCTCTTCACCTTGACCGGGCAGACGTACAACATCTCGAGCATCGTGGACTCCCACTTCCAATTTGATACCAAGGCGTATGAGAAGAATGGTCCGCTGTACCTCAGCACTTTCTTTGCCGTCACCTATGGTGTCGGTTTCGCATCCCTTACCGCGACAATTGTTCATGTTTTCCTCTTCCACGGAAG TGAAATTTGGCAGTTAAGTAAATCAGCTTTTCAAGAAAAAAAGGTGGACATACATACAAAGCTTATGAGGAGATATAAGCAGGTCCCGGAGTGGTGGTTCATCTGCATCCTCATTGCTAACATTGCTGTCACCATATTTGCCTGTGAATACTATATTGAGCAACTCCAGCTGCCTTGGTGGGGTGTTTTGCTTGCATGTGCCATTGCGTTTTCCTTCACCCTCCCAATTGGAATAATCACAGCGACAACGAACCAG ACTCCAGGCTTGAACATCATCACAGAGTACATCATGGGGTACTTATACCCTGGACGGCCAGTTGCAAATATGTGCTTCAAGGTGTATGGTTACATCAGCATGAGTCAAGCTCTGACCTTTCTTCAAGATTTTAAGCTGGGCCACTACATGAAGATTCCCCCAAGAACCATGTTTATGGCTCAG GTGGTGGGAACTTTGATTGCAGCATTTGTATACCTCGGAACAGCATGGTGGTTGATGGACACAGTCCCGAACATCTGCAACACCGAGCTCCTCCCATCAGACAGCCCTTGGACCTGCCCCGGTGAtcatgtgttctatgatgcatcagtTATCTGGGGTCTTATTAGCCCGCGCAGAATATTTGGCGACCTAGGCACTTACTCGGCGGTGAACTGGTTCTTCTTGGGTGGAGCTATTGCCCCCTTCCTAGTATGGCTTGCACACAAGGCATTCCCAGGCCAGAGCTGGATCTTACTCATCAACATGCCCGTGTTGATCGGTGCCACCGGCAATATGCCACCTGCTACTGCAGTCAACTACACCGCATGGATACTTGTTGGGTTTTTGTCAGGTTATGTGGTTTACAGATATCGGCGTGACTGGTGGGAGCGACACAATTATCTGCTTTCTGGTGCACTAGATGCTGGTTTGGCATTCATGGCTGTCCTGATTTACTTATGCCTAGGCTTGGAGAACATCAGTTTGAACTGGTGGGGCAATGATTTAGATGGATGTCCTCTCGCCTCTTGTCCAACTGCCAAAGGTATTGTCGTCGAGGGCTGCCCAGTGTATACATGA